ATCCATTCCTCTCTTTCGGCCCCTTTCCTTCTTTCCTTCGTTTCCTTTCACCCATCCCTCATGCCCGAAGACAAGAGCACAGGTTCTCTTCCCATTCTCCTAATGGTGAACTCTCCAACTCTCTCATCTCACGCTGACCCGTACACAGCGTGTTCACCTCCCTCGAGTTTACAAAGTAATAAGCTTgaaaaaatataaaataaaaacgACGGCAAACGGAAAATGACAGATAAACGAACTCCTTAGGGTATTCGGTTTAGCAGCACTTGCTGCCGCCGCCTTCGCTCTTATCGCCGACGTTGACACCGCTCGCTGAGGGTTGGTCGTTCTTGGAGTTGTCGATAAGTCGCTTCTTGATGTCTGCGGCTAGGCTGTAGAAGGCCTTGTCGATATTGATGTTGCTCTTGGCGGAGACCTCGAGGAAGGGAATGCCCAGCTCGTCGGCGAGAGCTTGGCCTTGCTCGGTGGAAACAACTCGCTTCTCCTCCCAGTCGCACTTGTTGCCAATTAGAATCTTGTTGACACCCTCGGTAGCATGTTGCTCGACGTTTTGGAACCAAGTTCGGATGTCTATAAAAAAGTTAGTTAGTTGCTATTGGTATATGTGGCTCGATAGCGCATTGCTTTGTTGGGCCAAGGGCGCTGGGCGACTATTTGACTATCGGGTAGGAGAGGGGCAACACAACATATCATGAAATGTGTATATCGAGCAGTGTCGTGAAGAATAGTAAGACGTACTGTTGAATGAGCGCTCGTCGGTGACGTCGTAGACAAGGAGGATTCCCATGGCACCACGGTAATAGGCGGTGGTGATGGTGCGGAAACGCTCCTGACCGGCGGTATCCCAGATCTGCAGCTTGACGCGCTTTCCATCGAGCTCAATAGTTCTGATCTTGAAGTCGATACCGATAGTGGTGATAAATGAAGGGGTGAAGGAGTCTTCGCTGAATCGCAGCAGACAGCACGACTTGCCGACGCCGGAGTCGCCTATCAGGAGCAGCTTAATCTACATGACGAGGAGGGTCAGCGAGAGTTATCAAGAGGCGGTCGCATGCAGTGAATAATAGCGACCACAGCGCGATGCGAGTTGGGATATTCATATTCGTCGGGGTTTGGCTCAAGACAACATGAATCCAAGGGACGCAGGGGGCGGATTGGCGGGCGGTGGGGGTGAGGGAACGGTAGTagattggattggattggatttGGATATCGTACCAGGAAATCATAGTTACGATTACTCGACATGTTGACCAAGAGTGAGAGCAGCGGAAGAAGCTACTGTGTAGTGAAGCGACGATAGCGACGAGTTCGGTGGTCGAGGATGCGGAGGAGGCGAAAGACAAGGCTAGTGCGTGGGTGATTGAGGTCTGATGGTCGTCGAgggttgaagatggagataGAGATGGAGTTGGAAATGGAAATGGGGACTGGGAGTGAAAGTGGAGGAGGGAATTGGATTGGTCTTTGAACCGCGGGACTAATCCGTTTGCCTGTACCTAGAACGGCAGGCGAATGAGATTCCGTTGAAGACCTCTACGGCACAGGCTTAGGCAGTGACGAACTAACTAACACTACGTGTTTACAGGGGCTTTCGCCTCCACTGCTCTACTGGTTTTAGGCTGTCGCAGCGCCAAAGGACTCCAGTTGGCAGTGGAGGGAGGTGTTTCAGCAGCGGACAACGTTTAAAAGAGCCTACGTGTCAGGCTGTACTTTAGCAAGTGATGATTTGGAATT
This genomic stretch from Fusarium oxysporum f. sp. lycopersici 4287 chromosome 2, whole genome shotgun sequence harbors:
- a CDS encoding GTP-binding protein ypt2, which gives rise to MSSNRNYDFLIKLLLIGDSGVGKSCCLLRFSEDSFTPSFITTIGIDFKIRTIELDGKRVKLQIWDTAGQERFRTITTAYYRGAMGILLVYDVTDERSFNNIRTWFQNVEQHATEGVNKILIGNKCDWEEKRVVSTEQGQALADELGIPFLEVSAKSNINIDKAFYSLAADIKKRLIDNSKNDQPSASGVNVGDKSEGGGSKCC